The Bombus fervidus isolate BK054 chromosome 6, iyBomFerv1, whole genome shotgun sequence genome contains a region encoding:
- the LOC139988180 gene encoding uncharacterized protein, producing the protein MLTSCNRGTGNTIVREYGSKRNNVFHGNVGYLCLDCKVHYCVWCLPKNIKYQSQLLNCKNSFQEMCRISKFKYESTTPATDSIPCEKSATEATKQTQKQESYKLNNNALVHKIHPNDRPLRNNVPEREKCAELDDILAKWNVYKPKK; encoded by the exons atgttaacgTCATGCAACCGTGGCACAGGTAACACGATCGTACGGGAATACGGGAGCAAAAGGAATAATGTCTTTCACGGAAACGTCGGATACCTATGTCTGGATTGCAAG gTACATTATTGTGTGTGGTGCTTGCCGAAGAACATAAAATACCAATCACAACTTTTAAATTGCAAGAACAGCTTTCAAGAAATGTGTAGAAtaagtaaatttaaatatgaatcCACAACACCAGCTACAGATTCAATTCCTTGTGAAAAATCGGCTACAGAAGCAACAAAACAAACTCAAAAACAG gaaagttacaaattaaataacaatgcTTTGGTTCATAAAATTCATCCAAATGATCGCCCACTACGTAACAACGTGCCAGAACGAGAGAAGTGTGCTGAACTGGATGATATATTGGCAAAATGGAATGTTTATAAACCAAAGAAGTGA